From one Dokdonella sp. genomic stretch:
- the zipA gene encoding cell division protein ZipA yields MEQQALGTNEMRIVLLVIGLVVLALIYLFGRPRKPGQGRRTQAPRRGNGERVEPTLDGEGGIDLGEEDSPRAGEQLDLLGEPASEEHVPPRAKAPAKPLVGVRPDVPVERIVTLFVSARAGHLIDGPDLVVAAEKAGLVFGDRGIFHRMHAGKHEQGPIFSMANLVKPGSFDMARISELETPGVTFFMVLPGPLTALDAWDALLPTAQRMAELLDAIVLDEKRNALGRQGIAHIRDELRAWDRKQESGQIRMR; encoded by the coding sequence ATGGAGCAGCAAGCCCTCGGCACGAACGAGATGCGCATCGTCCTGCTCGTGATCGGACTCGTCGTGCTGGCGCTGATCTATCTGTTCGGGCGCCCACGCAAACCGGGACAGGGCCGGCGCACGCAGGCGCCACGCCGCGGAAATGGCGAGCGTGTGGAGCCGACTCTCGACGGCGAGGGCGGCATCGACCTCGGCGAGGAGGATTCTCCGCGTGCCGGGGAACAGCTCGACCTGCTTGGCGAACCAGCGAGCGAGGAACACGTGCCGCCTCGCGCCAAGGCGCCGGCAAAGCCCCTGGTCGGCGTGCGTCCCGACGTGCCGGTCGAGCGCATCGTCACCCTGTTCGTCAGTGCGCGTGCCGGCCACCTGATCGATGGTCCGGATCTGGTCGTTGCGGCCGAGAAGGCCGGTCTCGTGTTCGGCGATCGTGGCATCTTTCACCGCATGCATGCCGGCAAGCACGAGCAGGGCCCGATCTTCAGCATGGCCAACCTGGTCAAGCCCGGCAGTTTCGACATGGCCCGCATCAGTGAGCTGGAAACGCCCGGCGTGACCTTCTTCATGGTCCTGCCGGGGCCGCTGACCGCCCTTGACGCATGGGACGCCCTGCTGCCGACCGCGCAACGCATGGCCGAGCTGCTCGATGCCATCGTCCTCGACGAAAAGCGCAACGCGCTTGGACGGCAGGGCATCGCCCACATCCGCGACGAGTTGCGCGCCTGGGACCGCAAGCAGGAAAGCGGCCAGATCAGGATGCGCTGA
- the pgsA gene encoding CDP-diacylglycerol--glycerol-3-phosphate 3-phosphatidyltransferase → MRLTLPTILTLFRIVLLPVIVVVFYLPEYHPASARWSNIAAAGIFTAAAITDWLDGWIARRFNMTSAFGAFLDPVADKLMVATALLLLVQQNPTPLMAVTSAVIIGREISISALREWMAELGQRAKVGVAWVGKWKTAMQIVAIIVCLHQRDFPELRLYRIGEGLLVVAAALTIWSALVYVRAAWPALRDGNSGRI, encoded by the coding sequence ATGCGCCTGACCCTGCCAACCATCCTGACCCTGTTCCGCATCGTGTTGCTGCCGGTGATCGTGGTCGTGTTCTACCTGCCCGAGTACCACCCGGCCAGCGCACGCTGGTCGAACATCGCCGCCGCCGGCATCTTCACCGCCGCGGCGATCACCGACTGGCTCGACGGCTGGATCGCACGTCGTTTCAACATGACCTCGGCCTTCGGTGCCTTCCTCGATCCGGTCGCCGACAAGCTCATGGTCGCCACCGCCCTGCTGCTGCTCGTGCAACAGAACCCCACCCCGCTGATGGCGGTGACCAGTGCCGTCATCATCGGCCGTGAGATCAGCATTTCGGCGCTGCGCGAATGGATGGCCGAGCTCGGCCAGCGGGCCAAGGTTGGCGTCGCCTGGGTCGGCAAATGGAAGACCGCGATGCAGATCGTCGCGATCATCGTCTGCCTGCACCAGCGCGACTTTCCCGAGCTGCGCCTCTACCGCATCGGCGAAGGTCTGCTGGTCGTCGCCGCCGCGCTGACGATCTGGTCGGCCCTGGTCTACGTGCGCGCGGCCTGGCCTGCCCTGCGCGATGGGAACAGCGGCCGCATCTGA
- a CDS encoding M13-type metalloendopeptidase, producing the protein MKTLPIFTAVAFALGFSQTLSAHEHAGCADETCASELVFADTGGSGGAGLVTASRFGTWGIDTAGMDTSVKPGDDFFGYVNGTWAKRMVIPADRSSYGSFMQLRDLSEARVHALLESYPLGNPARDGDAAKIAALYRGFMDEKTVEARAAKPLRPLLKSIRKARDRDALAALMGSRANFHASFFGVMVGDDARDPDRYALYLGQGGLGLGDREMYLRENFAPQRERYEAYIAQMLKLGGWPKPAANAKAILALETRIAEAHWTRAESRDRDRTYNPLALDGFAAKAPGFAWARFFAAAGVDHAQRAIVRQDSAIPKIAAIFAETDLDTLKAWQAFSTIDRAAPLLSRDFVSAEFEFRNRFLSGQPEPRERWKRAVAFVEGAMGEAVGRDYVKLYFPPDSKAKMDALVANVKAAMGARLDALEWMGPETKAEARAKLAGFGLKIGYPDSWRDYSALVVVNGDLFGNAQRSRAFEWDYRRARIGKPVDKAEWGMTPQTVNAYYSPVKNEIVFPAAILQPPFFDPAADPAVNYGGIGGVIGHEIIHGFDDQGRKSDGKGVLRDWWTAEDAARFEVQAARLGAQYESYTFPTLPGMHINGKVSMGENIGDLGGLTMALEAYRRSLAGQPAPVIDGHTGLQRLFMSWAQVWRTVWRDEALRQQLVNGTHSPGQIRAFAPLRNIDAWYEAFDVKPGDARWIAPEERVRIW; encoded by the coding sequence TTGAAAACCTTGCCGATCTTCACCGCTGTTGCGTTCGCGCTCGGCTTCTCGCAAACCCTGTCCGCGCACGAACATGCAGGCTGTGCCGACGAGACCTGTGCGTCGGAGCTGGTATTTGCCGACACGGGCGGATCTGGCGGCGCGGGTCTGGTGACGGCTTCGCGTTTCGGCACGTGGGGCATCGATACTGCCGGCATGGACACCAGTGTGAAGCCCGGGGATGATTTTTTCGGTTACGTCAACGGCACGTGGGCGAAGCGCATGGTGATACCGGCGGATCGCTCCAGCTACGGCTCCTTCATGCAGTTGCGCGATCTTTCCGAGGCGCGCGTGCACGCTCTCCTCGAGAGTTATCCGCTCGGCAATCCGGCACGCGATGGCGATGCGGCCAAGATCGCAGCACTCTATCGCGGCTTCATGGACGAAAAGACCGTCGAAGCCCGCGCCGCCAAGCCGCTGCGGCCTTTGCTGAAGTCGATCCGCAAGGCGCGTGACCGCGATGCCCTGGCCGCGTTGATGGGTTCGCGGGCGAATTTCCATGCGAGTTTCTTCGGCGTGATGGTCGGTGACGACGCGCGCGATCCGGACCGCTACGCGCTGTACCTGGGCCAGGGTGGCCTCGGCCTCGGCGATCGGGAGATGTACCTGCGTGAGAACTTCGCTCCGCAGCGTGAGCGCTACGAGGCCTACATCGCGCAGATGCTGAAACTCGGCGGCTGGCCGAAGCCGGCGGCGAACGCCAAGGCGATCCTCGCCCTCGAGACGCGCATCGCCGAGGCGCACTGGACACGCGCCGAAAGTCGCGATCGTGACAGGACCTACAACCCGCTCGCGCTCGACGGGTTCGCCGCGAAGGCGCCCGGATTCGCCTGGGCGAGATTCTTCGCCGCAGCCGGCGTCGACCATGCCCAACGCGCCATCGTGCGCCAGGACAGCGCGATCCCCAAGATCGCCGCGATCTTCGCCGAAACCGATCTCGACACGCTCAAGGCGTGGCAGGCCTTCAGCACGATCGACCGTGCCGCACCCTTGCTCTCGCGCGATTTCGTCAGTGCGGAGTTCGAATTCCGCAACAGGTTCCTGTCCGGGCAGCCCGAGCCGCGCGAACGCTGGAAGCGCGCTGTCGCCTTCGTCGAAGGCGCGATGGGCGAGGCGGTCGGGCGCGACTACGTGAAGCTGTATTTCCCGCCCGACTCGAAAGCCAAGATGGACGCGCTGGTCGCCAATGTGAAGGCTGCGATGGGCGCGCGTCTGGATGCACTGGAATGGATGGGGCCGGAAACCAAGGCCGAGGCGCGCGCCAAGCTGGCCGGTTTCGGACTCAAGATCGGTTATCCCGATAGCTGGCGCGACTACAGCGCCCTGGTTGTCGTCAATGGCGACCTGTTCGGCAATGCGCAGCGTTCGCGCGCATTCGAGTGGGATTATCGCCGCGCGCGCATCGGCAAGCCGGTTGACAAGGCCGAGTGGGGGATGACGCCGCAGACCGTCAATGCCTACTACAGTCCGGTCAAGAACGAGATCGTGTTTCCGGCCGCAATCCTGCAACCGCCATTCTTCGATCCCGCGGCCGATCCCGCGGTCAACTATGGCGGGATCGGTGGTGTGATCGGCCACGAAATCATCCACGGTTTCGACGACCAGGGTCGCAAGTCCGACGGCAAGGGCGTGCTGCGCGACTGGTGGACCGCCGAGGATGCGGCGCGCTTCGAGGTACAGGCCGCCAGACTCGGCGCACAGTACGAGTCGTATACGTTCCCGACGCTGCCAGGCATGCATATCAACGGCAAGGTGTCGATGGGCGAGAACATCGGCGACCTGGGTGGCCTGACCATGGCGCTCGAGGCGTACCGACGCTCGCTGGCCGGCCAGCCGGCTCCAGTGATCGATGGCCATACAGGCCTGCAGCGCCTGTTCATGAGCTGGGCCCAGGTCTGGCGCACCGTCTGGCGTGACGAGGCGCTGCGCCAGCAACTCGTCAACGGCACGCATTCGCCGGGCCAGATCCGCGCTTTCGCACCGCTGCGCAACATCGATGCCTGGTACGAGGCCTTCGATGTCAAGCCGGGGGATGCGCGCTGGATTGCGCCGGAGGAGCGCGTGCGGATCTGGTAG
- the tsaA gene encoding tRNA (N6-threonylcarbamoyladenosine(37)-N6)-methyltransferase TrmO gives MASPPFSLSPIAHVRSPYAKRIDAPHQSTVVEGTESGGLAEALVVFADGFPATAFRDLAGFERIWLLFAFDRSEGWKAEVKPPRGGPKRSVLATRSPHRPNALGLSAVELVAIEDHALRVRGVDLLDGTPILDIKPYVPYADAFPEARAGWIDDIDATQGRHSAPGPRKPRR, from the coding sequence ATGGCCTCCCCGCCGTTCTCCCTCTCGCCGATCGCGCATGTGCGCTCGCCGTACGCGAAGCGCATCGACGCGCCGCACCAGTCGACGGTGGTCGAAGGCACCGAGAGTGGTGGCTTGGCCGAAGCCCTCGTTGTGTTCGCCGACGGCTTTCCAGCCACCGCGTTTCGAGATCTCGCCGGTTTCGAGCGTATCTGGCTGCTGTTCGCCTTCGATCGCAGCGAGGGCTGGAAGGCCGAAGTCAAGCCGCCGCGCGGCGGACCGAAGCGCAGCGTGCTGGCGACGCGCTCGCCGCATCGGCCGAATGCGCTCGGCCTGTCTGCGGTCGAACTCGTTGCGATCGAGGACCACGCGCTGCGCGTGCGTGGTGTCGACCTGCTCGACGGCACGCCGATCCTCGACATCAAGCCCTACGTGCCGTATGCGGATGCGTTCCCCGAAGCGCGGGCCGGCTGGATCGACGATATCGACGCCACCCAGGGCCGGCATTCGGCACCAGGGCCGCGCAAGCCGCGTCGATGA
- a CDS encoding glutathione S-transferase family protein: protein MNLILFAHPFSSYCQKVLIALYENAVTFDYRSLTDADTHRELEALWPLKRFPLLVDDGRVIIEASCIIEHVGLHHPGPRRLIPTDPAAAIEVRMLDRFFDNYVSTPQQKIVFDALRPADARDAQGVAEARSLLDKAYAWLDRHLAGREWAAADTFSLADCAAAPFLFYADWTHAIDHALTNVIAYRQRLLARPSFARCVDEARPFRSAFPLGAPDRD from the coding sequence ATGAATCTGATCCTGTTCGCCCACCCGTTTTCCTCGTACTGCCAGAAGGTCCTCATCGCGCTTTACGAGAACGCGGTGACCTTCGACTACCGATCGCTCACCGACGCCGATACCCACCGCGAGCTCGAGGCACTATGGCCGCTGAAGCGCTTCCCGCTGCTGGTCGATGATGGTCGCGTGATCATCGAAGCCAGCTGCATCATCGAACATGTCGGCCTGCATCATCCGGGACCACGGCGGTTGATTCCGACCGATCCCGCCGCGGCCATCGAAGTGCGCATGCTCGACCGCTTCTTCGACAACTATGTTTCGACGCCGCAACAGAAGATCGTGTTCGATGCGCTGCGCCCGGCCGATGCGCGCGATGCGCAAGGTGTCGCGGAAGCCCGCAGCCTGCTCGACAAAGCCTACGCCTGGCTCGATCGCCACCTCGCCGGGCGCGAATGGGCGGCCGCCGACACGTTCAGCCTGGCCGACTGTGCGGCCGCGCCATTCCTGTTCTATGCCGACTGGACGCACGCGATCGATCACGCGCTCACCAATGTCATCGCCTACCGGCAACGCCTGCTTGCGCGCCCCTCATTCGCGCGCTGCGTCGACGAAGCGCGCCCGTTCCGCAGCGCCTTCCCGCTCGGGGCGCCGGATCGCGACTGA
- a CDS encoding DksA/TraR family C4-type zinc finger protein, translating to MATGWAGDGAVQDQIDATVDDAVKRARSRLAQGPGLARCEECDATIPPARRKAVPGVRLCVACQEERDRDEVAHAGYNRRGSKDSQLR from the coding sequence ATGGCAACCGGATGGGCTGGCGATGGCGCCGTGCAGGACCAGATCGACGCGACCGTCGACGACGCGGTCAAGCGCGCGCGCAGCCGCCTCGCGCAGGGGCCTGGCCTCGCGCGCTGCGAGGAATGCGACGCGACGATCCCGCCGGCACGGCGCAAGGCCGTGCCCGGTGTGCGCCTGTGCGTGGCCTGCCAGGAGGAGCGCGACCGCGATGAGGTCGCCCACGCGGGCTACAACCGTCGTGGCAGCAAGGACAGCCAGCTGCGCTGA
- a CDS encoding phasin family protein, which produces MVKQVKTKKVAATRVVKPVAADAVRNVWLAGLGAFAIARRQGLAAFDAFVSEGQRVQAKGEKVARTLGKDVELVVKSRLQPVRQRFAEVRRTVEARIDTGTGRALAWLGVPSKTDVDALVKRIDTLSKQLREPRRATAR; this is translated from the coding sequence ATGGTCAAGCAGGTCAAGACGAAGAAGGTGGCGGCGACGCGCGTGGTCAAGCCGGTCGCGGCGGATGCTGTGCGCAACGTTTGGCTGGCCGGTCTCGGCGCGTTCGCGATTGCGCGCAGGCAGGGGCTGGCGGCATTCGATGCCTTCGTCAGCGAAGGTCAGCGCGTGCAGGCCAAGGGCGAGAAGGTCGCGCGCACGCTCGGCAAGGATGTCGAACTCGTCGTCAAGTCGCGCCTGCAGCCGGTACGCCAGCGTTTCGCCGAGGTGCGTCGCACGGTCGAGGCGCGCATCGATACGGGCACCGGTCGCGCACTGGCCTGGCTCGGCGTGCCGTCGAAGACCGATGTCGACGCCCTGGTGAAGCGCATCGATACCCTGTCGAAGCAACTGCGCGAACCGCGCCGCGCCACGGCGCGCTGA
- a CDS encoding dienelactone hydrolase family protein encodes MSDRSRPSAHAFDPEVLRLFDQYVHGFIDRRGFLAGATRCAAGAAGLLAALSPRFAEAQQVRPDDARLAARRVEFDSPDGHGKGGGYLVRPAKAEGKLPLVLVIHENRGLNPHIEDVTRRLALEGYIALAPDALFPLGGYPGDEDAARALFQQLDQSKAFADFIAAVGVLEREPGGNGRLGMTGFCYGGLITNRLATRLPQLRAAVPFYGAAPPSEDVARIKAELLVVLAANDERVNASWPAYREALDAAGVKYALYQPDGTQHGFNNDTTPRYDKAAASEAWQRMLALFDRRLRA; translated from the coding sequence GTGTCCGACCGATCGCGCCCGAGCGCGCATGCATTCGATCCCGAAGTGCTGCGTCTCTTCGACCAGTACGTGCATGGTTTCATCGATCGCCGTGGCTTCCTCGCCGGCGCCACGCGCTGTGCCGCCGGTGCGGCCGGACTGCTCGCTGCGCTGAGCCCGCGCTTTGCCGAGGCGCAACAAGTCAGGCCCGACGATGCACGCCTCGCCGCACGCCGGGTCGAGTTCGATTCGCCGGACGGTCACGGCAAGGGCGGCGGCTATCTCGTGCGTCCGGCCAAGGCCGAAGGCAAGTTGCCGCTGGTGCTGGTCATCCACGAAAACCGCGGCCTCAATCCGCATATCGAGGACGTGACGCGCCGACTGGCCCTGGAGGGCTATATCGCCCTTGCGCCCGATGCGCTGTTTCCGCTCGGTGGCTATCCGGGTGACGAGGACGCCGCGCGCGCACTGTTCCAGCAACTCGACCAGTCGAAGGCGTTTGCCGACTTCATCGCCGCCGTCGGCGTACTCGAACGCGAACCGGGCGGCAACGGTCGCCTGGGGATGACCGGCTTCTGCTACGGCGGGCTGATCACCAACCGCCTTGCCACGCGGCTGCCGCAGTTGCGCGCGGCCGTGCCGTTCTACGGTGCGGCGCCGCCCAGCGAGGACGTTGCGCGGATCAAGGCGGAACTGCTCGTGGTGCTTGCGGCGAACGACGAGCGCGTCAATGCGAGCTGGCCGGCCTACCGCGAGGCGCTCGATGCGGCTGGGGTGAAGTACGCGCTGTACCAGCCCGACGGAACGCAGCATGGTTTCAACAACGACACCACGCCACGCTACGACAAGGCTGCCGCGAGCGAGGCCTGGCAGCGCATGCTTGCCTTGTTCGACCGCCGCCTGCGCGCCTGA
- a CDS encoding DUF808 domain-containing protein, whose amino-acid sequence MASSLLALLDDIATVLDDVAVMTKVAAKKTAGVLGDDLALNAQQVSGVVSERELPVVWAVAKGSLINKAILVPAALLISSFLPWAVTPLMMIGGAFLCYEGIEKLVHKFLHRGEQESEHARRLQAVADASVDMVAFEKERIKGAIRTDFILSAEIIVISLGTVANADFATRFGVLAAIGLIMTVGVYGLVAGIVKLDDLGFYLSRSARTAARAIGRGILAAAPWLMKALAVVGTAAMFLVGGGILTHSVGAIHHAIEAIAPAGVLGTLVQLACDAGIGMLVGALVLCGVSALQKLRGAS is encoded by the coding sequence ATGGCCTCCAGCCTGCTCGCCCTGCTCGATGACATCGCCACCGTGCTCGACGACGTGGCGGTGATGACCAAGGTCGCGGCGAAGAAGACCGCCGGCGTGCTCGGTGACGATCTCGCGCTGAACGCGCAGCAGGTTTCCGGCGTCGTGTCCGAGCGCGAGCTGCCGGTGGTCTGGGCGGTGGCCAAGGGTTCGCTGATCAACAAGGCGATCCTGGTGCCGGCGGCGCTGCTGATCAGCAGTTTCCTGCCCTGGGCCGTGACGCCGCTGATGATGATCGGTGGAGCCTTCCTCTGCTACGAAGGCATCGAGAAGCTCGTGCACAAGTTCCTGCACCGGGGCGAGCAGGAGTCCGAGCATGCACGCCGCCTGCAGGCAGTCGCCGATGCCTCGGTCGACATGGTTGCGTTCGAGAAGGAACGCATCAAGGGCGCGATCCGCACCGATTTCATCCTCTCGGCCGAGATCATCGTGATCTCGCTCGGCACCGTCGCCAACGCGGACTTCGCCACGCGCTTTGGCGTGCTCGCGGCGATCGGCCTGATCATGACGGTCGGCGTCTACGGCCTCGTCGCCGGCATCGTGAAGCTCGATGATCTCGGCTTCTACCTCAGCCGCAGCGCGCGCACGGCTGCGCGCGCGATCGGCCGCGGCATCCTCGCCGCGGCGCCCTGGCTGATGAAGGCGCTGGCCGTGGTCGGCACCGCCGCGATGTTCCTCGTCGGCGGCGGCATCCTCACCCACAGCGTCGGCGCGATCCACCACGCCATCGAGGCGATCGCTCCGGCGGGCGTCCTCGGTACGCTCGTCCAGCTGGCCTGCGATGCAGGCATCGGCATGCTGGTCGGCGCTCTCGTGCTCTGCGGGGTGAGCGCCCTGCAAAAACTGCGGGGAGCGTCGTAA
- the uvrC gene encoding excinuclease ABC subunit UvrC: MHEEPEFDGKALVANLSSSPGVYRMLGRGGELLYVGKAGNLKKRVGSYFLKPAMQPRIAAMIAQIAGIEVTLTRTEAEALLLEAQLIKTLRPRYNILLRDDKSYPYIHLTPGEYPRLAFHRGARDGGGRYFGPYPSALAVRETLSLLQKLFRIRNCEDSYFRNRSRPCLQHQIGRCSAPCVGLIDAADYRASVQHATLFLEGRSDTLIDELVVQMEHASAALEFERAAAIRDRIALVRKINARHYVHGAGRDMDVLACAIDNGVACVSVLFFRDGSSLGSRDFFPRLALDADEGAILASFLAQYYLERPVPEDIVLSHAPEEIDLLGDALTRHAGHRVELKVSVRGDRARFLDMAIKNASAALAARLASRQTLLARFEALRDLLDLDELPQRLECFDISHTMGEATVASCVVFGPEGPEKSQYRRFNISGITGGDDYAAMRQALERRYRRLQAGEARLPDLLLIDGGPGQVRQALDVLHELGVEGVRVVGVAKGDSRRAGHESLILGDSGRVLWPGPDSPASHLIQAVRDEAHRFAISGHRARREKAREASPLQEVAGIGAKRRAALLRRFGGLAGVTRAGVEELMQVKGIHRELAERIYAALHG; encoded by the coding sequence ATGCACGAGGAACCCGAATTCGACGGCAAGGCTCTTGTCGCCAACCTGAGTTCGTCGCCGGGCGTCTATCGCATGCTCGGGCGCGGAGGCGAGTTGCTCTACGTCGGCAAGGCCGGCAACCTGAAGAAACGCGTCGGCAGCTATTTCCTCAAACCCGCGATGCAACCGCGCATCGCCGCGATGATCGCGCAGATCGCGGGCATCGAGGTCACACTCACGCGCACCGAGGCCGAAGCGCTGCTGCTCGAGGCACAGCTCATCAAGACGCTGCGGCCGCGCTACAACATCCTGCTGCGCGACGACAAGAGTTACCCGTACATCCACCTCACCCCAGGCGAATACCCCCGTCTCGCCTTTCACCGTGGCGCGCGTGACGGAGGCGGCCGGTATTTCGGCCCCTATCCGAGCGCGCTCGCCGTGCGCGAGACACTCAGCCTGCTGCAGAAGTTGTTCCGCATCCGCAATTGCGAGGACAGCTACTTCCGCAACCGCTCGCGCCCCTGCCTGCAGCATCAGATCGGGCGCTGCAGCGCGCCCTGCGTCGGCCTCATCGACGCCGCCGACTACCGGGCCAGCGTACAGCACGCAACGTTGTTCCTCGAAGGACGGAGCGACACGCTGATCGACGAACTGGTGGTGCAGATGGAGCACGCCAGCGCCGCGCTCGAGTTCGAGCGCGCGGCCGCGATCCGCGACCGCATTGCCCTCGTGCGCAAGATCAACGCGCGTCACTACGTGCACGGCGCCGGGCGTGACATGGACGTGCTGGCCTGCGCGATCGACAATGGCGTGGCCTGCGTCAGCGTGCTGTTCTTCCGCGATGGCAGCAGCCTCGGCTCGCGCGATTTCTTTCCGCGCCTGGCACTGGATGCCGACGAGGGTGCGATCCTCGCCTCATTCCTCGCCCAGTACTACCTCGAACGCCCGGTACCCGAGGACATCGTGCTGAGCCACGCGCCCGAGGAGATCGACCTGCTGGGCGACGCGCTGACCCGTCATGCCGGACATCGCGTCGAACTGAAGGTGAGCGTGCGCGGTGATCGTGCGCGTTTCCTCGACATGGCCATCAAGAACGCCAGCGCCGCACTCGCCGCACGCCTTGCCAGCCGACAAACCCTGCTGGCGCGCTTTGAGGCCCTGCGCGACCTGCTCGACCTGGACGAGCTGCCACAGCGCCTGGAATGCTTCGACATCAGCCACACCATGGGTGAGGCCACGGTCGCCTCATGTGTCGTGTTTGGCCCGGAAGGCCCGGAAAAATCGCAGTACCGCCGCTTCAACATCAGCGGCATCACCGGCGGTGACGACTACGCGGCGATGCGCCAGGCCCTGGAGCGACGCTACCGACGCCTGCAGGCCGGCGAGGCGCGCCTGCCCGACCTGCTTCTGATCGACGGCGGTCCCGGCCAGGTGCGCCAGGCGCTCGATGTGTTGCACGAACTCGGCGTCGAAGGTGTTCGCGTGGTCGGCGTGGCCAAGGGTGATTCACGCCGGGCCGGACACGAGAGCCTGATCCTCGGCGACAGCGGACGCGTGCTCTGGCCGGGCCCGGATTCGCCGGCCTCGCATCTGATCCAGGCCGTGCGCGACGAAGCCCACCGCTTCGCCATCAGCGGCCATCGTGCACGCCGCGAGAAGGCACGCGAAGCAAGTCCGCTGCAGGAGGTCGCCGGCATCGGCGCCAAGCGTCGCGCCGCCTTGCTGCGCCGGTTCGGCGGCCTCGCCGGCGTGACCCGCGCCGGCGTCGAGGAACTCATGCAGGTGAAAGGCATCCATCGGGAACTCGCCGAGCGCATCTATGCGGCCCTGCACGGGTAG